GTTGGTTGATTAGTTATATAGCTAGTCTGCTCTGCTGTTACAGCGCCTGTTGCACAACAGTCTTCCCTCGCAGGGAGTAAATATTCTATGTGTGCATGGCTCTTTGCACCTGTGATATAGGCCTATGCAGACTACATAGAACAGGACACACACAATTAAGTTCCACTTGAATTTTGCCTTTAGCCTAGTGAAGATGCAGTTTGCTCTTACTTATTACCACTTTTCTAATGAACAACATCAACACTAAGTCCCCATTTTGAAAGTATTGCCTGACTCTTTCTTCAGAGGGAGACAGCTGTGAGTTCGGCTCACGGAAGTATTTACTCCTCTGTGGGTTTGGTGGCATCATCAGCTGTGGCACCACACACGCAGCCCTAGTGCCCCTCGATCTGGTCAAATGCAGAATGCAGGTCTGTCTATCCCTGTGGCCTGGAGCCACTTAAAACCCAACAcgctgtgttgtttttgttgtctgAAATGCAATTTGCATGGGAGAATGGATGTATCAAGCAGCCCGGTTTTGTGCAGTTGTGGTGGAAtctttgtcattgttgttcctcACGTTTTATCCCACTTGATCACCTGATTTTTGTTTTCGAATAACCTACATCGCATGGTAAGTGTGTGATTCATAATCACCAGTGTTATTGTTTAATGAACCTCCCTGCCTGCTACATTCCCCTTCCCAATCCAAAGCTAAAGGACTTGTAGGTCACTGAGGTCAGGAGTGACGATGGGAAAATTTGTTCAGGATGTTCACCTTGCTGTTTAAAACATGATCAAAGTGCAGCTATGCATTGCTAGAATGTGGCCTATAGCTTTATAAGTAGGTTCAAAGGCCCAAGTAATTTACACCTCAATGGAACTATTCCCAGCTTTAAATTAAAGTACAAAATATTCATATATTTATGTAAGCTATATGTATTATTTTAACTAACTATGCAGCTGATGCTTCAAcactcttttatttttatttttttgtaaacgTTCAAATTCAGGACGTAAACTGATTCATATTCAAAAATGTTATCATAGACAAGTATTGAGATAAATTGGAatgtcagtttacttcctgaattgaaaagGAATTGACCTAAATCCTGATTCACAAGTGTTTGAAATTTGATCTGGCTCATTCCCTGGTGTGTTCTAATGTAATGGTGGCATGTTTGTTGGTGATTATTGTCCTGTGTTGCATGTGTCGTGATTGCGTGTTGGGCACGTATTGTGTTTTTTGCTGCAGACTCTGCAGATGTGAGCTGTGAGTTTGGCTCAACAAAATACTATGCCCTGTGTGGGTTTGGGGGTATCCTGAGCTGcggcctcacacacacagctgttgtaCCCCTCGACCTTGTCAAGTGCCGCATCCAGGTTTGTGGTACCCCCTGTAGCTGTCTGCTGTGTGAAGGCCTCCGTAGCTCCTGTAAGGAAAGGTGCCCAATCCCAAATCTACCCCTACGACTTTAGTTTCAACTTTATTGTCGCAGAGGGATTGTTCAACAATTGTGGCCTTAAAATTAATCGAGACTTTGCAGTCCCAATGTACCCTTAATTCCTATGCACTTGAATAAATGAGGGAAAAAATTGGGTGAAAAACTTGATTTGGGATTGGGCGGAAGATTGCTGTAGATTAGCAGACATCAGATAAATCACTAGCTATAAGTAGTAATGTTCATCTGGATAAACCCCTAGTTCACAACCTGAAACCTAGcgagtattttattttattttttattattttttatgaaCATGGCCCAGAAACCTTAGATACAATTACCTAGATTTCAGCTCATAGGGCTCTAGTCCCATTGTTCCTTTGACTCTCTGCTAATCAAAAAAATGTTTCTTCCTTAGGTGGACCCTGACAAGTACAAGAGCATTGGCAAAGGCTTCTCCCTCACATTGAAGGAGGATGGAGCCCGAGGGCTGGCAAAGGGCTGGGCCCCTACCTTCATCGGCTACTCCATGCAGGGTCTCTGCAAGTTTGGCTTCTATGAGATGTTCAAGATCTTCTACAGTGACATGCTTGGAGAGGTCAGTCGGAACCAGTAGGAACCAATGTGGGGAGAAACCAACACTGTTGGATTCCAGTGTTTACAGTATTTTAAAGGAACAGTTCACCCACCCAAAATAATTAATTGCATGCTAATTACCAGACGCTTTTATGCAATTACAGTACAGTGAGCACTTACATTTTTAGTATTTATATGTAATCCCTGTGGGACTTTTAACATGGCATTGGTTTTGCTAGCCCACACAGGACCACAACTGACTTCGCCCCCTCTCATCTAACAGGAGAACACCTACCTGTGGAGGACATCCCTGTACCTGGCTGCGTCTGCCAGTGCAGAGTTCTTTGCTGACATTGCCCTGGCCCCCATGGAGGCTTGCAAAGTGCGTATCCAGACCTGCCCCGGCTACGCCAACAACCTCAGACAGTGTGCTCCCAAGATGTTTGCAGAGGAGGGAGTATGGGCGTGAGTAGATATTGTGTTTGCGATGTTATTAGGTATTTGTTTTGGTGGCTGTGTAACCTGTAACGGTATTCCTTCCTTCTCAGGGACAGCTATGAGGTGTATGCTTTTGTTCCTACACTAGGTGAACAAACCTGCTTCAACTTGTGGCCTTTATTagattgtgtgtttcatggcTGGTATGGAACATAAACCTGCAAAAGTAATTATTGCTCCCAATAGCTGATTTGAGAGGTTACCACCAAACACGCTCCTTAGATCCACCTCTGGAGGGCACTCCTGTGCTGATGCTGTTGTCTGAGTGCTGCAGCTCCAGCCTGGAGGCCCTCAGCAGCTTTTTGGCTGTACAGTTGGAGGTGCTTGAGTCATTGGCGTGTGAGAGCAGTCTACCTGCCTCCCAGCACCCCTGCTGCACTGGCAACCCTCAGTTCCACTGACGGGACCCTACCAGTAGAGCTATGCTGGGGGATGGACAATCCCATAGGCCCTAATGGTATTTTACAGGTTTGCGCCCTGATAGTTTAACGTAGTTTGTTCTCATCTCCGTTTACACTATTGTGTGGGGAAAATTGACTGAAAGTCGGTGCCTTGTTAGTGACCACCATATTGACGAGAACTCTGATCTGTATGTACGGAACTTTCAGGTTCTACAAGGGTGTGGTTCCCCTGTGGATGCGGCAGATCCCCTACACCATGATGAAGTTTGCCTGCTTTGAGAGGACCGTGGAGCTGCTCTACAAACACGTGGTGCCCAAACCACGTGCTGACTGCACCAAGTCCGAACAGCTGATCGTCACCTTCACGGCCGGCTACATCGGTGAGTAGTAGTACCACAGGAAATAGGATGAAGGTGGGTCTAGGAGCTCACCTTGAGTCATTTTTGTGTTGTCCTCGTAATAACTAAGGTACATATTAACGTTTTGCtatggtgtgcactaatgaatacgacccaggtcTCTCTGGGTAAGTAGTTGCCATTggtcacagatctaggatcatgtTACGCTTCCACAATTTGGTTAGGATTTggatttgtcacgtgcgccgaatacaacaggtgttgaccttagtgaaatgcttacctacaaaccctaaccaacaatgtagttaaaAGGTAACAAATActtagagcagcagtaaaataacaatgccCCCACACTTTcactctaccggtaccccctgtatatagccttgctattattttactgctgctctttaagtatttgttactttttatttcttattcttcttTTTTAAGCGTAatatgatcctagatctgtgaccAATGGCAACTACTTACCCAGAGAgacctgggtcgtattcattagtgcacaccataGCAAAATGTTGTGCAACGGAAAATGAAAACAAGTGTTACTTATTGGACATGTACAGGTagttgtccctccctgtttcaatcagttttcttccatttggtgatGGACAAAGACGACCCTGGCTTCTGTTTGATGGTATATAGTGGTCCTATATAGCAGTGTGTGCTGATGATTTGTCTGTCCCCTGCAGCTGGTGTGTTCTGTGCCATCGTGTCCCACCCAGCGGACTCAGTGGTGTCTGTACTGAACAAGGAGAGTGGCAGCACCGCCGTCCAAGTGCTCAAGAAGCTGGGACCTAAAGGTGAGTGGACAACCGTAGGGCTTGTCTCATTTAGGAAACACATCCTTCCTCAAAGTTGTCACCGATGTGATTTGGTACCTCGGGGTACTTTATCCAATCAAACCCTCTCAGGTTACTGGGCGAGAATAGGTGGGTCTAAATAACTATTTAATGGCCCAATTCTAACACGCTCCTTAGATCCATATCTGGAGGGTGCTCCTGTGTGCTGGtgctgttcaaatcaaatgtatttatatagcccttcgtacaacAGCTGTTATctgaaagtgctgtacagaaacccagcctaaaaccccaaacagcaagcaatgcaggtgttgaagcacgttggctaggaaaaactccctagaaaggccaaaacctaggaagaatcctagaggaaccaggctatgaggggtggccagtcctcttctggctgtcccgggtggagattataacagaacatggccaagatgttcaaatgttcataaattcttagcatggtcaaataataggtctgggacaggtagcacgtccggtgaacaggtcaggattccatagccgcaggcaggacagttgaaactggagcagcagcacggccaggtggactggggacagcaaggagtcatgtcaggtagtcctgaggcatggtcctagggctcaggtcctcagagagagagagagagagagagaaagcatacttagtcacacaggacaccggataagacaggagaagtactccagatataataaactactgcagcataaatactggaggctgaggcgggaggggtcaggagacactgtggccccatccgatgatacccccggacagggccaaacaggaaggatataaccccacccactttgccaaagcacagcccccacaccactagagggatatcttcaaccaccaacttaccatcctgcgacaaggccgagtatagcccacaaagatctccgccacggcacaacccaagggggggggcgccaacccagacaggaagatcacatcagtgactcaacccactcaagtgacgcacccctcctagggacggcatgaaagagcaccagtaagccagtgactcagcccctgtaatagggtaagaggcagagaatcccagtggaaagaggggaaccggccaggcagagaaagCCAGGgctgttcgttgctccagagcctttccgttcaccttcatactccttggccagactacactcaatcatatgacccactgaagagatgtcttcaggaaagacttaaaggttgagactgagtttgcgtgtctcacatgggtaggcagaccattccataaaaatggagctctataggagaaaaccctgcctccagctgtttgcttagaaattctagggatgat
This Oncorhynchus clarkii lewisi isolate Uvic-CL-2024 chromosome 21, UVic_Ocla_1.0, whole genome shotgun sequence DNA region includes the following protein-coding sequences:
- the LOC139378754 gene encoding solute carrier family 25 member 3-like isoform X2 — its product is MYPNTLTQLSRANPFNAPLFSLQEIEEPKQSLPENGQSRNLAAAAIAEGDSCEFGSRKYLLLCGFGGIISCGTTHAALVPLDLVKCRMQVDPDKYKSIGKGFSLTLKEDGARGLAKGWAPTFIGYSMQGLCKFGFYEMFKIFYSDMLGEENTYLWRTSLYLAASASAEFFADIALAPMEACKVRIQTCPGYANNLRQCAPKMFAEEGVWAFYKGVVPLWMRQIPYTMMKFACFERTVELLYKHVVPKPRADCTKSEQLIVTFTAGYIAGVFCAIVSHPADSVVSVLNKESGSTAVQVLKKLGPKGVWKGLVARIIMIGTLTALQWFIYDSVKVYFRLPRPPPPEMPESLKKKLGLTE
- the LOC139378754 gene encoding solute carrier family 25 member 3-like isoform X1, whose protein sequence is MYPNTLTQLSRANPFNAPLFSLQEIEEPKQSLPENGQSRNLAAAAIADSADVSCEFGSTKYYALCGFGGILSCGLTHTAVVPLDLVKCRIQVDPDKYKSIGKGFSLTLKEDGARGLAKGWAPTFIGYSMQGLCKFGFYEMFKIFYSDMLGEENTYLWRTSLYLAASASAEFFADIALAPMEACKVRIQTCPGYANNLRQCAPKMFAEEGVWAFYKGVVPLWMRQIPYTMMKFACFERTVELLYKHVVPKPRADCTKSEQLIVTFTAGYIAGVFCAIVSHPADSVVSVLNKESGSTAVQVLKKLGPKGVWKGLVARIIMIGTLTALQWFIYDSVKVYFRLPRPPPPEMPESLKKKLGLTE